A segment of the Pseudoalteromonas piscicida genome:
GTGCGCTCATCAAATTAAGAACTCTGCCGCTTTGGGTAAAAATTGCGGTCGTGCTAGGCGCAAGCTTATTACTGTGTTTTTGGTTTACTCGAGATCTATTGTCGCCAATTAAAGAGCTACAAAAAGCTGCTGCAAAACTTTCTCGTGGAGAATTGTCGAGCAGAGCCAATATAAATACCAAGCGCCAAGACGAGCTCGGCCAACTGGGTCATGATTTTAACTTAATGGCTGATAAATTAGAGTCTCTGGTTAACAACCAAAAGCGCTTGCTTGCTGATATATCCCATGAACTACGCTCACCGCTCACCCGCTTACAAATGGCCACAGGCCTCGCTGCCGGTCATGCCACAGCGCAAAGCCAAAGTTATATCGATCGCATTGAGCGTGAAGCTCAGTTAGTTGAAAATATGCTCAGCGATATTTTGCATTTATCTAAGCTCGAAGCGGATCAAGTACCAATCGATATGCAGATAATTAAGCTCAATGAACTGCTCGACCCGATATTGGAAGATGCACTGTTCGAAACACAGCAATTAGAGAAGGATCTTGTCGTCACAGCACTACCCGAGGCAACACTTTATGGCGACCCAATGCTACTTAACCGCGCATTCGAAAACATTATTCGTAACGCGATTAAGTATGCCACTAGCCGTATTAATGTCGATATTGAGCGTGATGGTAATCAGTTGCTATGCACTATCAGTGATGATGGTAAAGGTGTAAGTGAAGACATGCTCGACAAGCTTTGCATTCC
Coding sequences within it:
- a CDS encoding ATP-binding protein — its product is MKRYLLVKVFAWFWLTIIATMLLLLGISMLQPDVVETHRISKPMLQNLKQLEQALIRASERPNFELNKVAKLRKRKALNIYLSHRDAEKSVAADPNIKTLNLDLLSFTEDAKPAAIFTPEYKAFGPLELTLQGENYRLYLIFENHTPSALIKLRTLPLWVKIAVVLGASLLLCFWFTRDLLSPIKELQKAAAKLSRGELSSRANINTKRQDELGQLGHDFNLMADKLESLVNNQKRLLADISHELRSPLTRLQMATGLAAGHATAQSQSYIDRIEREAQLVENMLSDILHLSKLEADQVPIDMQIIKLNELLDPILEDALFETQQLEKDLVVTALPEATLYGDPMLLNRAFENIIRNAIKYATSRINVDIERDGNQLLCTISDDGKGVSEDMLDKLCIPFFRVSSARTPSKNQMGGFGLGLAIAQHALKVHDAHIEFSNNVGLQVSIRIPLHR